A single region of the Streptococcus sanguinis genome encodes:
- a CDS encoding B3/4 domain-containing protein codes for MKVTVENEFWQAFPEAQISILVVKVLDNSVDESKDPYFKSLLDKGAKRAEDFIPDENFTQNEVIQEWRQAFSQFKTKKGARSSIEALLKRVSQGREFHPINPLVDIYNSVSLSYAVPCGGEDLDKIVGGLYLGKAKGGESFFPLGAESDAPALPEEIIYYDEEGAVCRCLNWREAQRTMLTEETKDAILVIEAINEEQVARAQAAMTELHTLIEDYFGVKGEITHLTLDNPSLEI; via the coding sequence ATGAAAGTTACAGTTGAAAATGAATTTTGGCAAGCATTCCCGGAAGCTCAGATTAGTATTTTAGTGGTCAAGGTGCTTGATAATAGTGTGGATGAAAGTAAGGATCCTTATTTCAAATCCTTGCTGGATAAGGGAGCGAAGCGAGCTGAGGACTTTATCCCAGACGAGAACTTCACTCAGAATGAAGTCATTCAGGAGTGGCGGCAGGCCTTCAGTCAATTCAAGACCAAGAAAGGAGCACGATCCTCTATTGAAGCTCTGCTCAAGCGGGTCAGTCAGGGGCGTGAATTTCATCCAATCAATCCTTTGGTTGATATCTATAACAGTGTCTCGCTGTCTTATGCGGTTCCATGTGGCGGTGAGGATTTGGATAAGATTGTCGGAGGTCTTTATTTAGGTAAAGCCAAGGGTGGGGAATCCTTTTTCCCGCTGGGTGCTGAGAGTGACGCACCGGCACTGCCAGAAGAAATCATCTACTATGATGAAGAAGGGGCTGTCTGCCGTTGCCTTAACTGGCGAGAAGCCCAGCGAACTATGCTGACGGAAGAGACCAAGGATGCCATCCTGGTCATTGAGGCCATCAATGAAGAGCAAGTAGCGCGTGCCCAAGCAGCTATGACAGAACTCCATACTCTGATTGAGGACTATTTTGGTGTTAAGGGTGAAATCACTCATCTGACGCTTGACAATCCAAGCTTGGAAATCTGA
- a CDS encoding GtrA family protein, with protein sequence MKTLIKKFFDNEVLSYLFFGVATTVVSVVSRMLCYELTGNELLATIIGDILGILFAFVTNDTIVFKQARSGWPSRLIKFFTARLATMGLNLLLTFIFVTSFPQIIGRFVNNNIKMVNTIETFIAQVLIIVLNYVFSKIFVFKNKKN encoded by the coding sequence ATGAAAACTTTAATCAAAAAATTCTTTGACAATGAGGTTCTGTCCTATCTTTTCTTTGGTGTGGCAACAACTGTCGTATCCGTTGTCAGTAGGATGCTCTGCTATGAATTGACGGGAAACGAACTACTGGCTACAATAATAGGTGATATTCTTGGTATTCTCTTTGCCTTTGTAACCAACGATACTATCGTTTTCAAGCAAGCAAGGAGTGGCTGGCCTTCTAGACTTATCAAATTTTTCACTGCACGTTTGGCTACTATGGGCTTAAATTTACTGCTAACCTTTATTTTTGTCACTAGTTTCCCACAGATCATAGGCCGGTTTGTCAATAACAATATCAAAATGGTCAATACCATCGAAACTTTCATTGCTCAAGTACTGATCATCGTTCTCAACTATGTCTTTAGTAAGATTTTTGTCTTTAAAAACAAGAAAAACTAA
- a CDS encoding QueT transporter family protein, producing MKQEKLRVRDLAQIAIVAAIYVALTITPPLSAISYGAYQFRISEMMNFMAFYNRKYIMGVTIGCMIANLYSFGIVDVFVGGGSTLVFLSLGVYLFGRYKNQYLIKGLIRLDHFYFAVFFSISMVTIAAELHFLQGLPFFLTWFTTAIGEFASLIAGAIIINQIAKSIDLTK from the coding sequence ATGAAACAAGAAAAACTGAGAGTTCGTGATTTGGCTCAGATTGCCATTGTCGCTGCCATTTATGTAGCCCTTACGATTACGCCCCCTTTAAGTGCTATAAGCTATGGTGCTTACCAGTTCAGAATTTCTGAAATGATGAACTTTATGGCTTTTTATAATCGGAAATATATCATGGGTGTGACTATTGGCTGTATGATTGCCAATCTATATAGTTTTGGAATCGTTGATGTCTTTGTTGGCGGTGGGTCCACCTTGGTCTTCCTGTCACTGGGTGTCTACCTTTTTGGTCGCTATAAGAATCAATATCTGATTAAAGGCTTGATTCGTTTGGATCATTTCTATTTTGCAGTATTCTTTTCTATCTCAATGGTGACCATTGCTGCAGAATTACACTTCTTGCAAGGCCTGCCATTCTTCCTGACTTGGTTTACAACGGCCATTGGAGAATTTGCTTCCTTGATTGCTGGAGCTATTATTATTAACCAGATTGCGAAAAGTATTGATTTGACAAAATAA